The proteins below are encoded in one region of Hordeum vulgare subsp. vulgare chromosome 3H, MorexV3_pseudomolecules_assembly, whole genome shotgun sequence:
- the LOC123443928 gene encoding glycerol-3-phosphate acyltransferase 1: MVFPAILPKIAVHWLINLYRAARKLRSNAFQYYRNSTTNTKPSTQAVSSSERAMPSAADGTVVCDFHGGLLRSAGIFPYFMLVAFEGGSLLRALVLLCFFPLVCMLGEHSDAGVRVMTFVTFVGLRPRDADLVARTILPKFYMEGLHAQVYDHLWLPAKRKVALTSAPRVMAEWFLKEYMAANVVVGCELEMVEVGRVWYFTGLLCGTGPDNMGLRHKALREALEADGNMADVAVVGSSDHLCAPYCKELYVVSLASGKTARLPRERYPKPLIFHDGRLVFLPTAPAMLAFFLFLPLGFILSVIRISIGIVLPYNISFAASALAGVCFRTSGRRTREAGGKRRGVLFVCTHRTLVDPIMLTAALQRAVPAVTYSLSRLSEMIAPIKTVRLTRDRDQDAAMMSRLLEQGDLAVCPEGTTCREPYLLRFSPLFAELADDMEPVALDAQVTSLYGTTASGHKWLDPVAFFANPVPAYRVEFLGAVPREQTRAGGRTGAEVANWVQRRLGEALGFECTELSRRDKYIMLAGNDGVVRNRK, encoded by the exons ATGGTCTTCCCCGCCATTCTGCCCAAGATAGCCGTCCACTGGCTCATCAACTTGTACCGCGCGGCCAGGAAGCTCCGCAGCAATGCCTTCCAGTACTACCGTAactccaccaccaacaccaagccATCCACTCAAGCCGTCTCCAGCTCCGAGCGCGCCATGCCGTCCGCTGCTGATGGGACGGTGGTGTGCGACTTCCACGGTGGGCTCCTGAGGTCCGCCGGCATCTTCCCCTACTTCATGCTCGTCGCCTTCGAGGGCGGCAGCCTGCTCCGGGCGCTGGTGCTGCTCTGCTTCTTTCCCCTCGTGTGCATGCTCGGCGAGCACTCCGACGCCGGCGTCCGGGTCATGACGTTCGTCACCTTCGTTGGGCTCAGGCCACGGGACGCCGACCTCGTGGCCCGCACCATCCTGCCAAAGTTCTACATGGAGGGGCTCCACGCGCAGGTGTACGACCACCTCTGGCTGCCGGCGAAGAGGAAGGTGGCGCTGACGAGCGCGCCGAGGGTGATGGCGGAGTGGTTCCTCAAAGAGTACATGGCCGCGAACGTGGTCGTCGGGTGCGAGCTTGAGATGGTTGAGGTAGGGCGCGTGTGGTATTTCACCGGGCTGCTGTGCGGGACAGGACCAGACAACATGGGCTTGAGGCACAAGGCACTGAGGGAGGCGTTGGAAGCGGACGGCAACATGGCCGACGTTGCCGTCGTCGGGAGCTCCGACCACCTCTGCGCTCCCTACTGCAAG GAGCTTTACGTGGTCAGCTTGGCGAGTGGCAAGACCGCCCGTCTGCCGCGAGAGAGGTACCCGAAGCCGCTCATCTTCCACGACGGACGTCTGGTCTTTCTGCCCACCGCCCCTGCTATGCTCGCCTTCTTCCTATTTTTGCCGCTAGGTTTTATACTCTCCGTCATCCGCATCTCCATCGGCATCGTCCTGCCCTACAACATCAGCTTCGCAGCCAGCGCGCTCGCCGGAGTCTGCTtccgcacctccggccgccgcacCCGGGAAGCCGGCGGCAAGCGCAGGGGCGTCCTGTTCGTGTGCACGCACCGGACGCTGGTGGACCCGATCATGCTCACCGCGGCGCTGCAGAGGGCCGTGCCAGCCGTGACGTACAGCCTCAGCCGGCTCTCCGAGATGATCGCGCCCATCAAGACGGTGCGGCTGACGCGTGACCGCGACCAGGACGCCGCCATGATGTCGCGGCTGCTGGAGCAGGGAGACCTCGCGGTGTGCCCCGAGGGCACCACCTGCCGCGAGCCCTACCTGCTGCGGTTCAGCCCGCTGTTCGCCGAGCTGGCCGACGACATGGAGCCCGTGGCGCTGGACGCGCAGGTCACGTCGTTGTATGGCACCACGGCCAGCGGCCACAAGTGGCTCGACCCCGTCGCCTTCTTCGCCAACCCGGTGCCTGCGTACAGGGTGGAGTTCCTCGGCGCCGTGCCACGGGAACAGACGCGCGCAGGGGGGAGGACCGGCGCCGAGGTAGCCAACTGGGTCCAGCGCCGGCTCGGCGAGGCGCTTGGGTTCGAATGCACCGAGCTCAGTCGCCGTGACAAGTACATTATGCTCGCCGGAAACGACGGTGTTGTCCGCAACCGCAAGTAG